From Rubrivirga sp. SAORIC476, a single genomic window includes:
- a CDS encoding DUF2188 domain-containing protein, whose amino-acid sequence MPSRNVYHIVPHDERWGVRLEGSPSLSFEADDRDDAVSRASGYVRQLGAGRVVVHGDKGQIEAVHTFDQLPAAEPSWTEAVLSKPLYLGIGAAALIALGVGLSRRS is encoded by the coding sequence ATGCCCAGTCGCAACGTCTACCACATCGTCCCCCACGACGAGCGCTGGGGGGTCCGTCTCGAAGGCTCCCCGTCGCTCTCGTTCGAGGCGGACGATCGCGACGACGCCGTCTCCCGCGCGTCCGGCTACGTCCGCCAGCTCGGTGCCGGGCGGGTCGTGGTCCATGGCGACAAGGGGCAGATCGAGGCGGTCCACACGTTCGACCAGCTTCCTGCGGCGGAGCCGTCGTGGACGGAGGCGGTGCTCTCGAAGCCGCTCTACCTGGGCATCGGCGCGGCGGCGCTCATCGCGCTCGGGGTCGGGCTGAGCCGTCGGAGCTAG
- a CDS encoding penicillin acylase family protein — MKRAVFVLVSIVVLILVLGAVGIWGTLRASLPTLNGEEALPGLSSAVTVERDAAGVPTLTAATRADAARALGYVHAQERTFQMDLLRRAAAGELSALLGEATWSTDSTLRPQRLRARAEAVVEALPAEQRAVLDAYTDGVNTGRDALGAWPFEYLALRQAPEPWKPEDSILAAYAMYLDLQFDGGFGIELDRHAVEATLPGPLAAFLMPEGDAWDAPIEGEALEPPPVPTAEEIGDFRPGAERAAVPEAEIPGSNNWAVSGELTATGSAMVADDMHLGLRLPHIWFRASLVVGGRRITGVTLPGTPLMVVGSNGDVAWGFTNSYADYIDYVRLVEDPERPGHVLTDSGSVAVDTLREQVRLGDAVREVVIVDTPWGPVTAHDADGTAYAMQWGAHRTASTNLALLDVETATTLDEALDAANRSGIPGQNFVAGDRAGRIGWTIAGQIPHRVGRDGKRPVDSTDPNARWDRFLTPDEVPRIVDPADGRLWTANARVVSGEALAVLGGDNYAPGARARQIRDGLRALDAPISERDLLAIQLDDRALFYARWRSLLLNTLAEADASPERDRLARLVDDWSGRAAPDDAGYRLVRDFRTKVVDRVLPPLLAPVRARTPRVELPGRDETPVWSLVSERPAHLLPVGYADWDALLLDAADAVTLRHPDLAAATWGAYNTLRMEHPMASVLPGIGDRLMMPEVQQPGDQRMPRVSGPSFGVSERMVVSPGHEEDGIFHMPGGQAGHFLSPYWGAGHDDWAQGRPSPFLPGETVYTLTLVP; from the coding sequence ATGAAACGCGCCGTCTTTGTCCTCGTGTCCATCGTCGTCCTGATCCTGGTGCTCGGGGCGGTGGGCATCTGGGGGACGCTCCGGGCCAGCCTCCCCACCCTCAACGGCGAGGAGGCGTTGCCGGGCCTGTCGTCCGCCGTGACCGTCGAGCGCGACGCGGCAGGCGTGCCGACCCTCACCGCGGCGACCCGCGCCGACGCCGCGCGTGCGCTCGGCTACGTCCACGCCCAGGAGCGGACGTTCCAGATGGACCTCCTCCGCCGCGCCGCAGCGGGCGAGCTCTCGGCCCTGCTCGGAGAGGCCACGTGGTCCACCGACTCGACGCTGCGCCCGCAGCGACTCCGCGCGCGGGCCGAAGCGGTCGTGGAGGCCCTCCCGGCCGAGCAGCGCGCCGTTCTCGACGCCTACACGGACGGCGTCAACACGGGCCGTGACGCGCTCGGCGCGTGGCCGTTCGAGTACCTCGCCCTCCGCCAGGCGCCCGAGCCGTGGAAGCCCGAGGACTCGATCCTGGCCGCCTACGCCATGTACCTGGACCTCCAGTTCGACGGCGGCTTCGGCATCGAGTTGGACCGGCACGCTGTCGAGGCGACCCTGCCCGGCCCGCTCGCCGCCTTCCTGATGCCCGAGGGCGACGCCTGGGACGCGCCCATCGAGGGCGAGGCGCTGGAGCCGCCGCCGGTCCCCACGGCCGAGGAGATCGGCGACTTCCGCCCCGGCGCGGAGCGAGCGGCCGTCCCGGAAGCCGAGATCCCCGGCTCCAACAACTGGGCCGTCTCCGGCGAGCTGACCGCGACCGGGAGCGCGATGGTGGCCGACGACATGCACCTCGGTCTGCGGCTCCCCCACATCTGGTTTCGCGCCTCCCTCGTCGTCGGCGGGCGGCGTATCACCGGCGTCACCCTGCCCGGCACGCCGCTGATGGTGGTCGGCAGCAACGGCGACGTGGCGTGGGGCTTCACCAACTCCTACGCCGACTACATCGACTATGTCCGCCTCGTGGAGGACCCGGAGCGCCCCGGTCATGTCCTGACCGACTCCGGGAGCGTCGCCGTCGACACGTTGCGCGAGCAGGTCCGCCTCGGCGACGCGGTGCGGGAAGTCGTGATCGTAGACACGCCCTGGGGACCGGTCACGGCCCACGACGCCGACGGGACCGCGTATGCGATGCAATGGGGCGCACACCGGACGGCGTCGACCAACCTCGCGCTCCTCGATGTGGAGACGGCGACGACGCTCGACGAGGCGCTCGACGCCGCCAACCGGTCCGGCATCCCGGGCCAGAACTTCGTCGCAGGCGACCGCGCCGGGCGCATCGGCTGGACCATCGCCGGGCAGATCCCCCACCGCGTCGGCCGCGACGGCAAGCGCCCGGTCGATTCGACCGACCCGAACGCCCGCTGGGACCGGTTCCTGACGCCCGACGAGGTGCCCCGCATCGTGGACCCCGCCGACGGGCGGCTGTGGACGGCCAACGCGCGCGTGGTCTCGGGCGAGGCGCTTGCCGTGCTCGGCGGCGACAACTACGCGCCCGGCGCCCGCGCCCGCCAGATCCGCGACGGCCTCCGCGCCCTCGACGCCCCCATCTCCGAGCGCGACCTGCTCGCCATCCAGTTGGACGACCGCGCGCTGTTCTATGCCCGCTGGCGCTCGCTCCTCCTCAACACGCTCGCCGAGGCGGACGCTTCGCCCGAGCGCGACCGCCTCGCCCGGCTCGTCGACGACTGGAGCGGCCGCGCCGCACCCGACGACGCGGGCTACCGCCTGGTCCGCGACTTCCGGACCAAGGTGGTCGACCGGGTGCTGCCACCGCTGCTGGCGCCGGTCCGCGCTCGAACGCCGCGCGTGGAGTTGCCCGGACGCGACGAGACGCCCGTCTGGTCGCTCGTCTCTGAGCGCCCTGCGCACCTCCTCCCCGTGGGCTACGCCGACTGGGACGCCCTGCTCCTCGACGCCGCCGACGCCGTCACGTTGCGGCACCCGGACCTCGCCGCCGCGACCTGGGGCGCCTACAACACGCTCCGCATGGAGCACCCGATGGCCTCCGTCCTGCCCGGCATCGGCGACCGGCTGATGATGCCGGAGGTCCAGCAGCCGGGCGACCAGCGGATGCCTCGCGTCTCCGGCCCCTCGTTCGGCGTCTCCGAGCGCATGGTCGTGTCCCCCGGCCACGAAGAGGACGGCATCTTCCACATGCCCGGCGGGCAGGCGGGCCACTTCCTCTCCCCCTACTGGGGCGCGGGCCACGACGACTGGGCGCAGGGCCGCCCCTCCCCCTTCCTCCCCGGCGAGACCGTCTACACGCTCACGCTGGTTCCTTGA
- a CDS encoding D-alanine--D-alanine ligase family protein: MPAPLHVGLLYGGQSAEHAISIRSARTVYDALAARHRVTPIYIALDGQWHVTDGIGGDEEAAVFVPHGGEGTVTSADLGALGLDIVFPILHGHNGEDGTIQGFLHTLGLPYVGPDVLASAACMDKVVAKRLLEAAGLPTTPFVVIRAHERDGVAFEDVSEALGALVFVKPANSGSSVGVSKVEAADGFEAALDEAFLYDKTILVETGIVGREIEVAVLGNERPAASVPGEIVSTAQFYTYDAKYEDPDASRMEVPADLPAEVAETVRRMAVEAYVALGCEGLSRVDFFVTDAGDVLVNEINTIPGFTSRSMYPVMWARTGRPIETLVDDLLQLGLDRHARDAARKTTR; the protein is encoded by the coding sequence ATGCCCGCCCCTCTTCACGTCGGACTCCTCTACGGTGGCCAGTCGGCCGAGCACGCGATCTCGATCCGCTCCGCGCGGACGGTCTACGACGCGCTGGCCGCGCGCCACCGCGTGACGCCGATCTACATCGCCCTGGACGGTCAGTGGCACGTGACCGATGGGATCGGTGGGGACGAGGAGGCCGCCGTTTTCGTCCCGCACGGGGGCGAGGGAACCGTGACGAGTGCCGACCTGGGGGCTCTCGGGCTCGACATCGTCTTCCCGATTCTCCACGGCCACAACGGCGAGGATGGCACCATCCAGGGCTTTCTGCACACGCTCGGCCTGCCGTACGTCGGCCCCGACGTGCTGGCGTCGGCGGCATGCATGGACAAGGTGGTCGCGAAGCGGCTCCTGGAGGCCGCCGGGTTGCCGACGACGCCGTTCGTGGTGATCCGCGCCCACGAGCGGGACGGCGTCGCGTTCGAGGACGTCAGTGAAGCGCTCGGTGCGCTCGTGTTCGTGAAGCCCGCCAACTCGGGGTCGTCGGTCGGCGTGAGCAAGGTCGAGGCGGCCGACGGGTTCGAGGCGGCGCTGGACGAGGCGTTCCTGTACGACAAGACGATTCTCGTCGAGACCGGCATCGTCGGGCGCGAGATCGAGGTGGCCGTGCTCGGCAACGAGCGGCCCGCGGCGTCCGTCCCCGGCGAGATCGTGTCGACGGCCCAGTTCTACACCTACGACGCCAAGTACGAGGACCCCGACGCGTCGCGCATGGAGGTCCCGGCCGATCTGCCCGCCGAGGTCGCCGAGACCGTCCGCCGGATGGCCGTCGAGGCCTACGTCGCACTCGGCTGCGAGGGCCTCAGCCGGGTCGACTTCTTCGTCACCGACGCGGGCGACGTGCTGGTCAACGAGATCAACACGATCCCGGGCTTCACCTCGCGCAGCATGTATCCGGTGATGTGGGCGAGGACGGGCCGCCCCATCGAGACGCTGGTGGACGACCTGCTCCAACTCGGCCTGGACCGCCACGCCCGCGACGCGGCTCGCAAGACGACGCGCTGA
- the icd gene encoding NADP-dependent isocitrate dehydrogenase, with amino-acid sequence MADTQHSTSSGETIRMTEDGLHVPDHPIIPFIEGDGIGPDIWASASRVLDAAVEKAYDGKRQIVWKEVLAGEKAHDQTGEWLPQATLDAIDEHLVAIKGPLTTPVGGGIRSLNVALRQKLDLYACVRPVRYFTGVPSPVKAPEDVDMIIFRENTEDIYAGIEFENGTEDAETFKALLKEHFPERFKNVRFPDTAGFGIKPVSQEGTTRLVRAAFDYAVTNGKDSVTLVHKGNIMKFTEGAFRDWGYELADAEYGAETLDGGPWRTFTKNGVTITVKDVIADAFLQQILTRPAEYGVIATLNLNGDYVSDALAAEVGGIGIAPGANINYTTGVALFEATHGTAPKYAGQDKVNPSSVILSGEMMLRYMGWTEAADAIIQSMETTIGQKRVTYDFERQMEGATLLKCSEFGDALIENL; translated from the coding sequence ATGGCCGACACCCAGCACAGCACTTCTTCCGGCGAGACGATCCGCATGACCGAGGACGGTCTGCACGTCCCGGACCACCCCATCATCCCGTTCATCGAAGGCGATGGCATCGGCCCTGACATCTGGGCGTCGGCGTCGCGCGTGCTCGATGCGGCCGTCGAGAAGGCCTACGACGGGAAGCGCCAGATCGTCTGGAAGGAGGTTCTGGCGGGTGAGAAGGCCCACGACCAGACCGGCGAGTGGCTGCCGCAGGCCACGCTCGACGCCATCGATGAGCACCTCGTCGCGATCAAGGGACCACTCACGACGCCCGTCGGCGGCGGCATCCGGAGCCTCAACGTGGCGCTCCGCCAGAAGCTCGACCTGTACGCCTGCGTCCGCCCCGTCCGCTACTTTACCGGCGTCCCGTCGCCGGTCAAGGCGCCCGAGGACGTGGACATGATCATCTTCCGCGAGAACACGGAGGACATCTACGCGGGCATCGAGTTCGAGAACGGCACCGAGGACGCCGAGACGTTCAAGGCCCTCCTCAAGGAGCATTTCCCGGAGCGCTTCAAGAACGTCCGCTTCCCCGACACGGCAGGCTTCGGCATCAAGCCGGTCTCGCAGGAGGGGACGACGCGCCTCGTCCGTGCCGCGTTCGACTACGCGGTCACGAACGGCAAGGACTCCGTGACGCTCGTCCACAAGGGCAACATCATGAAGTTCACCGAGGGCGCTTTCCGCGACTGGGGCTACGAGCTGGCCGACGCCGAGTACGGCGCGGAGACGCTGGACGGCGGCCCTTGGCGCACGTTCACCAAGAACGGCGTCACGATCACGGTCAAGGATGTCATCGCGGACGCCTTCCTCCAGCAGATCCTGACCCGCCCCGCCGAGTACGGCGTCATTGCGACGCTCAACCTCAACGGCGACTACGTCTCGGACGCGCTCGCGGCCGAGGTCGGCGGCATCGGCATCGCGCCGGGCGCCAACATCAACTACACGACGGGCGTGGCGCTCTTCGAGGCGACCCACGGCACGGCGCCGAAGTACGCCGGGCAGGACAAGGTCAACCCGTCGTCGGTGATCCTCTCGGGCGAGATGATGCTCCGCTACATGGGCTGGACCGAGGCCGCCGACGCCATCATTCAGTCGATGGAGACGACCATCGGCCAGAAGCGCGTCACGTACGACTTCGAGCGCCAGATGGAGGGCGCCACGCTGCTCAAGTGCTCCGAGTTCGGCGACGCGCTGATCGAGAACCTGTAG
- a CDS encoding LD-carboxypeptidase, giving the protein MNRRHLLRSLPLGAALGLAGGAARATEPRPTTARPRRLRPGDTVGLISPAGVTTDPTDIGRAQAALAALGLETVVAPHALAEVGYFAGTDEQRAADVTRMFADRQVDGILTMRGGWGCARLLPHLDFEVIRANPKVLCGFSDVTSLLLAITARTGLVTFHGPNATSNLNGFTGQSFRRVVMDADAVTLANPPFGPDTPVLARYPTTTLRPGQARGPLLGGNLTVLASMVGTPFLPPLDGAILFVEDVGEAIYRIDRMLTQIGQAGLLDGIAGFVFGACNRCDHDSGDSAGFTLEEVIRQHIEPLGVPAYTGATIGHLGPKLTVPLGAEVEIDAEAGTLRLTAPAVM; this is encoded by the coding sequence GTGAATCGACGCCACCTCCTCCGCTCCCTCCCTCTCGGCGCCGCGCTGGGCCTCGCCGGGGGCGCCGCCCGCGCCACCGAACCCCGCCCGACGACGGCCCGCCCGAGGCGGCTGCGGCCCGGCGACACCGTCGGCCTGATCAGTCCGGCCGGGGTGACGACCGACCCCACCGACATCGGCCGCGCGCAGGCGGCGCTCGCGGCACTGGGGCTGGAGACCGTCGTCGCCCCCCACGCGCTCGCCGAGGTGGGCTACTTCGCCGGGACCGACGAGCAGCGGGCCGCCGACGTGACCCGGATGTTCGCCGACCGGCAGGTGGACGGCATCCTGACGATGCGCGGGGGCTGGGGATGCGCTCGCCTTCTACCTCATCTGGACTTCGAGGTCATCCGTGCCAACCCCAAGGTGCTCTGCGGCTTCAGCGACGTCACCTCCCTCCTTCTCGCGATCACGGCTCGCACCGGGCTCGTCACGTTCCACGGCCCGAATGCGACCTCGAACCTGAACGGGTTCACCGGCCAGAGCTTCCGACGCGTGGTGATGGACGCCGATGCGGTGACTCTCGCGAACCCGCCGTTCGGCCCGGACACGCCCGTCCTCGCCCGGTACCCCACCACCACGCTCCGCCCCGGCCAGGCACGCGGACCGCTCCTCGGCGGCAACCTGACCGTGCTGGCGTCGATGGTCGGAACGCCGTTCCTGCCGCCGCTCGACGGCGCCATCCTGTTCGTCGAGGACGTGGGCGAGGCCATCTACCGCATCGACCGGATGCTGACGCAGATCGGACAGGCCGGACTGCTGGACGGCATCGCAGGGTTCGTGTTCGGCGCCTGCAACCGCTGCGATCACGACTCCGGCGACTCGGCGGGCTTCACGCTGGAGGAGGTGATCCGCCAACACATCGAGCCGCTGGGCGTGCCCGCATACACCGGAGCGACCATCGGCCACCTCGGGCCGAAGCTGACCGTCCCGCTGGGCGCCGAGGTCGAGATCGATGCCGAGGCGGGAACGCTGAGGCTGACCGCGCCTGCAGTGATGTGA
- a CDS encoding DinB family protein — translation MTDQTLAALSDLRQTRQTLAALVDALPEEALTTIPEGFNNHILWNVGHLVVTQQVLVYGLSGLQPNVSAEMMGAFRKGTSPRDWDRAWTLAEIREPFLSLPDQTEADLRAGRFETYREYTTTPGVTLRSVDDAVRFNQYHEGIHLGSVLALRKLVG, via the coding sequence ATGACCGATCAGACTCTCGCCGCGCTGTCGGATCTCCGCCAGACCCGACAGACGCTGGCCGCCCTCGTCGACGCGCTCCCTGAGGAGGCGCTGACCACCATCCCGGAGGGCTTCAACAACCACATCCTGTGGAACGTCGGCCACCTCGTGGTGACGCAGCAGGTCCTCGTGTACGGCCTCTCGGGCCTTCAGCCGAACGTCTCTGCCGAGATGATGGGCGCCTTCCGGAAGGGCACCTCGCCGCGCGACTGGGACCGAGCCTGGACGCTGGCGGAGATCCGTGAGCCCTTTCTCTCGCTGCCCGACCAGACCGAGGCGGACCTCCGGGCGGGTCGCTTCGAGACGTACCGCGAGTACACCACCACGCCCGGCGTGACGCTCCGTTCGGTGGACGACGCGGTCCGCTTCAACCAGTACCACGAGGGCATCCACCTCGGCAGCGTGCTGGCCTTGCGCAAGCTGGTGGGCTAA
- a CDS encoding GNAT family N-acetyltransferase, producing MTDSGSLDLRDTLDGLTPARIATLYRRAPLLRKTDNPERLWASFEASSLVLTVWDGGRIVGLARVLTDGIQTAVLCDLAVEPDVQGAGIGKRLIDEILERLPGVELILRDSTLSTGFYERLGFAPVENAWVRKA from the coding sequence ATGACCGACTCCGGCTCCCTCGACCTCCGCGACACGCTCGACGGGCTCACGCCTGCCCGCATCGCGACGCTCTACCGCCGCGCGCCGCTGCTCCGCAAGACCGACAACCCCGAGCGGCTCTGGGCCAGCTTCGAGGCGTCCTCGCTCGTGCTGACCGTCTGGGACGGCGGGCGCATCGTCGGCCTCGCCCGTGTCCTCACCGACGGCATCCAGACGGCCGTGCTCTGCGACCTCGCCGTCGAGCCGGACGTGCAGGGCGCGGGCATCGGCAAGCGCCTCATCGACGAGATTCTGGAGCGCCTGCCGGGTGTAGAACTCATCCTCCGCGACTCGACGCTGTCGACGGGCTTCTACGAGCGGCTCGGCTTCGCGCCGGTCGAGAACGCATGGGTGCGCAAGGCATGA
- a CDS encoding ABC transporter ATP-binding protein, translating into MSAGIQIDGVVKRYGAVTAVGGVTLDVPAGAFVSLLGPSGCGKTTLLRLVGGFETPDAGAIRIGDRDVTRLAPQDRPTAMVFQSYALFPTMTVGQNVGYGMSVRGVAKEQSRQRTARALARVDLGGLEDRPVAALSGGQQQRVALARAIAVEPDVLLFDEPLSNLDLALREATRAELKALQRDLGVTSLYVTHDQSEALALSDRIALMRAGSLEAVGTPEDLYADPPTAYAASFLGGANVIRDRAVAERLAGEPMPDGTALAVRPEALEPAADGLPARLLGRLFLGLTAEWSVDLDGQRLRLWTDPAREVPEALAVRAMRWRWVRDDANPDSDAG; encoded by the coding sequence ATGTCCGCAGGCATCCAGATCGACGGCGTCGTCAAGCGCTACGGGGCCGTCACGGCCGTCGGCGGCGTGACCCTGGACGTGCCCGCGGGCGCGTTCGTCTCGCTGCTGGGCCCCTCGGGCTGTGGCAAGACGACGCTGCTCCGCCTCGTGGGGGGCTTCGAGACCCCCGACGCGGGGGCGATCCGCATCGGCGACCGCGACGTGACGCGGCTGGCGCCCCAGGATCGCCCGACGGCGATGGTCTTCCAGAGCTACGCGCTCTTCCCGACGATGACCGTCGGCCAGAACGTCGGCTATGGGATGTCGGTGCGCGGTGTCGCGAAGGAGCAGAGCCGGCAGCGAACGGCGCGCGCCCTCGCGCGGGTCGACCTGGGGGGGCTGGAGGATCGTCCCGTGGCAGCGCTCTCGGGCGGTCAGCAGCAGCGCGTGGCCCTCGCCCGCGCCATCGCCGTCGAGCCCGACGTGCTGCTGTTCGACGAGCCGCTGTCCAACCTCGACCTCGCCCTGCGGGAGGCCACCCGTGCGGAGTTGAAAGCGCTCCAGCGCGACCTCGGCGTGACGAGCCTCTACGTCACCCACGACCAGTCGGAGGCGCTCGCGCTGAGCGACCGCATCGCGCTGATGCGCGCGGGCTCGCTGGAGGCCGTCGGCACGCCGGAAGACCTGTACGCCGATCCGCCGACCGCCTATGCGGCCTCGTTCCTGGGCGGCGCCAACGTGATCCGTGACCGCGCCGTCGCCGAGCGACTGGCGGGCGAGCCGATGCCCGACGGCACCGCGCTGGCGGTCCGTCCCGAAGCCCTCGAACCGGCCGCCGACGGCCTGCCCGCGCGCCTGCTCGGCCGCCTTTTCCTGGGGCTGACCGCCGAGTGGAGCGTCGACTTGGATGGCCAGCGTCTCCGCCTGTGGACGGACCCCGCCCGTGAGGTGCCCGAGGCGCTCGCCGTCCGCGCCATGCGCTGGCGTTGGGTGCGAGACGACGCGAACCCGGACTCGGACGCCGGGTAG
- the sucC gene encoding ADP-forming succinate--CoA ligase subunit beta, with product MKVHEYQAKEILAQHGVAVQRGIVADTVDEAVEAAETMAADGVTQFVVKAQIHAGGRGKGGGVKFTPSIDGVRPNAEKILGMQLVTPQTGPEGQLVKKILVTAAEDIAHEYYLGVTLDRGKGMDVIMASTEGGVEIEEVAEATPEKIIKVWVDPAVGLRPYQANEIAFGLGFEGQALKEARGFVSKLYNAYRASDATTAEINPLVLTDDGRVVALDAKIDLDDNALFRHPELADMRDEAEEDPLEVEAGKHNLNYIKLDGNVGCMVNGAGLAMGTMDLIKLAGGEPANFLDVGGTASAETVEAGFRIILSDPNVKALLVNVFGGIVRCDRVAAGIVEAASKIDLTVPLIVRLQGTNAEEGMAILKESGLPIESAIRLQEAAEKVTAALNA from the coding sequence ATGAAAGTCCACGAGTACCAGGCCAAGGAGATCCTCGCCCAGCACGGCGTCGCCGTCCAGCGCGGCATCGTCGCCGACACGGTCGACGAGGCCGTCGAGGCCGCCGAGACCATGGCGGCCGACGGCGTGACGCAGTTCGTCGTCAAGGCCCAGATCCACGCCGGTGGGCGTGGCAAGGGCGGCGGCGTCAAGTTCACGCCCTCCATCGACGGCGTCCGGCCGAACGCCGAGAAGATTCTCGGCATGCAGCTCGTGACGCCGCAGACTGGCCCGGAGGGGCAGCTCGTCAAGAAGATCCTCGTGACCGCCGCCGAGGACATCGCGCACGAGTACTACCTCGGCGTGACGCTCGACCGCGGCAAGGGCATGGACGTGATCATGGCGTCCACCGAGGGCGGCGTCGAGATCGAGGAGGTTGCCGAGGCGACGCCCGAGAAGATCATCAAGGTGTGGGTGGACCCGGCCGTCGGCCTGCGCCCCTACCAGGCCAACGAGATCGCCTTCGGGCTCGGCTTCGAGGGGCAGGCCCTCAAGGAGGCCCGCGGCTTCGTCTCGAAGCTCTACAACGCCTACCGCGCCTCCGACGCGACGACGGCCGAGATCAACCCGCTCGTCCTCACCGACGACGGCCGCGTGGTTGCGCTTGACGCCAAGATCGACCTGGACGACAACGCGCTCTTCCGCCACCCCGAGCTCGCGGACATGCGCGACGAGGCCGAGGAGGACCCGCTGGAGGTCGAGGCGGGCAAGCACAACCTGAACTACATCAAGCTCGACGGCAACGTCGGTTGCATGGTCAACGGCGCCGGTCTGGCGATGGGGACCATGGACCTCATCAAGCTGGCGGGCGGCGAGCCGGCCAACTTCCTCGACGTCGGCGGGACGGCGTCGGCGGAGACGGTCGAGGCGGGCTTCCGCATCATCCTCTCGGACCCGAACGTGAAGGCGCTCCTCGTGAACGTCTTCGGCGGGATCGTGCGGTGCGACCGCGTCGCGGCGGGCATCGTCGAGGCGGCGTCCAAGATCGACCTGACGGTGCCGCTGATCGTGCGCCTCCAGGGCACCAACGCCGAGGAGGGCATGGCCATCCTGAAGGAGAGCGGCCTGCCCATCGAGAGCGCGATTCGCCTTCAGGAGGCGGCCGAGAAGGTGACGGCGGCGCTCAACGCGTAA